One window from the genome of Aquabacterium sp. A3 encodes:
- the accC gene encoding acetyl-CoA carboxylase biotin carboxylase subunit, with amino-acid sequence MFKKILIANRGEIALRIQRACREMGIQSVVVYSEADRDAKYVKLADEAVCIGPAPSAQSYLHMPAIISAAEVTDAEAIHPGYGFLSENADFAERVEQSGFTFIGPTPESIRIMGDKVSAKQAMIKSGVPCVPGSEGALPDDPKEIIRTARAVGYPVIIKAAGGGGGRGMRVVHTEAALIHAVQTTKAEAGAAFGNPEVYMEKFLEHPRHVEIQILADTHKNAVWLGERDCSMQRRHQKIIEEAPAPGIPRRLIEKVGDRCAAACKKIGYRGAGTFEFLYENGEFYFIEMNTRVQVEHPVTEMTTGIDIVQMQIRVAAGEKLPFTQRQIEMRGHAIEVRINAEDPVKFIPSPGRITTWHAPGGPGVRVDSHVYTNYFVPPNYDSMIGKVIVHGDTREQALARMRTALSETVVEGIQTNIPLHRELMVDAGFVEGGTDIHYLEAWMAARKQR; translated from the coding sequence ATGTTCAAGAAGATCCTGATCGCCAACCGTGGAGAGATCGCCCTGCGCATCCAGCGCGCCTGTCGCGAGATGGGCATCCAGTCGGTGGTCGTCTACTCCGAGGCCGACCGCGACGCCAAGTACGTCAAGCTGGCCGACGAGGCCGTGTGCATCGGCCCGGCGCCGTCGGCCCAGAGCTATCTGCACATGCCGGCCATCATCTCGGCGGCCGAGGTCACCGATGCCGAGGCCATCCACCCCGGATACGGCTTCCTGTCCGAGAATGCCGACTTCGCCGAGCGCGTCGAGCAATCGGGCTTCACCTTCATCGGCCCCACGCCCGAATCCATCCGCATCATGGGCGACAAGGTCTCAGCCAAGCAGGCCATGATCAAGTCGGGTGTGCCCTGCGTGCCCGGCTCGGAAGGCGCCCTGCCCGATGACCCCAAAGAGATCATCCGCACCGCGCGCGCCGTGGGCTACCCCGTGATCATCAAGGCCGCCGGCGGTGGCGGTGGTCGCGGCATGCGGGTGGTGCACACCGAGGCTGCGCTGATCCACGCCGTGCAGACCACCAAGGCCGAAGCCGGTGCCGCCTTTGGCAACCCCGAGGTCTACATGGAGAAGTTTCTGGAGCACCCACGCCACGTGGAGATCCAGATCCTGGCCGACACGCACAAAAACGCCGTGTGGCTGGGCGAGCGCGATTGCTCCATGCAGCGTCGCCACCAGAAGATCATCGAAGAAGCACCGGCCCCCGGCATCCCCCGCCGCCTGATCGAGAAGGTGGGCGACCGCTGCGCCGCCGCGTGCAAGAAGATCGGCTACCGCGGCGCGGGCACCTTCGAGTTCCTGTACGAAAACGGCGAGTTCTATTTCATCGAGATGAACACCCGCGTGCAGGTGGAGCACCCCGTCACCGAGATGACCACGGGCATCGACATCGTGCAGATGCAGATCCGTGTGGCGGCGGGCGAGAAACTGCCCTTCACGCAGCGCCAGATCGAGATGCGCGGCCACGCCATCGAGGTGCGCATCAACGCTGAAGACCCGGTGAAGTTCATCCCCTCGCCGGGCCGCATCACCACCTGGCATGCGCCGGGCGGGCCTGGTGTGCGTGTGGATTCGCACGTCTACACCAACTACTTCGTGCCCCCCAACTACGACTCGATGATCGGCAAGGTCATCGTGCACGGCGACACGCGCGAGCAGGCCCTGGCGCGCATGCGCACGGCCCTGTCCGAGACCGTGGTCGAAGGCATCCAGACCAACATCCCGCTGCACCGCGAGCTGATGGTGGACGCCGGCTTTGTGGAAGGCGGCACCGACATCCACTACCTGGAAGCGTGGATGGCCGCGCGCAAACAGCGCTGA
- a CDS encoding zinc-ribbon and DUF3426 domain-containing protein, with amino-acid sequence MSLATRCTHCGTIFKVVQDQLKVSEGWVRCGRCNEVFNALPALFDLASEAPPPRPSTPSPTPPAFGAVARQPTKADLLADAPLNLGAPRATPKDDFDLDTSVSLRDVPAAVQPGGVFVQHTDDVAAPGPDSVPMTYEADALESRYLLPSSSRSRKAPVRRTQGPEFADAEFPMDAWLDAEDDWSLDVPPLPSTAPPSLARGHAAPASEPGPSAPAALPPHTDETTPSGLSVAERALAALATLPSAPPESAPEPEPEPVAASTPSKALPPSETPPAPPPMPADAPAADDLISTVPSRFADDDERPPHAEDQRPTTAIAPALTEAELLARHQRQARQKSRRPQADTPEFIRQAERQALWRNPGVRGVLTGLCLALSLTLAAQVAHQQRDWLAAHLPASKPWLTQWCSLAGCELRLLKGLDQLQVDHAALVRAESEGPDRYRLTLVVRNLARTELAWPAVDLVLNDANGVVMARRTLRVNDADWLAEAPVRATTGVRPPAAVGPAALGTLSWSLQLDDLTPAGYTAELFYPPDHP; translated from the coding sequence ATGAGCCTGGCCACCCGATGCACCCACTGCGGCACGATCTTCAAGGTCGTGCAAGACCAATTGAAGGTCTCTGAAGGCTGGGTGCGCTGTGGCCGCTGCAACGAGGTGTTCAACGCCCTGCCGGCCTTGTTCGACCTGGCGTCGGAGGCACCGCCCCCCCGGCCATCCACCCCCTCACCGACGCCGCCCGCCTTTGGCGCCGTGGCCCGACAGCCCACCAAGGCAGACCTGCTGGCGGACGCCCCGCTGAACCTGGGCGCCCCCCGGGCGACCCCCAAGGACGACTTTGACCTCGACACCTCGGTGTCCCTGAGGGACGTGCCAGCGGCGGTGCAGCCCGGCGGCGTGTTCGTGCAGCACACGGACGACGTCGCCGCCCCCGGCCCGGACAGCGTGCCCATGACCTACGAGGCCGACGCCCTGGAGTCGCGCTATCTGTTGCCGTCCAGCAGTCGCAGCCGCAAGGCCCCGGTGCGCCGCACACAGGGCCCCGAGTTTGCCGACGCCGAGTTCCCCATGGACGCCTGGCTGGACGCCGAAGACGACTGGTCGCTGGACGTGCCGCCACTGCCCAGCACGGCCCCCCCCTCGCTGGCGCGAGGCCACGCGGCCCCAGCGTCTGAGCCCGGGCCATCGGCGCCCGCCGCCCTCCCCCCTCACACTGACGAGACCACGCCATCCGGTCTGAGCGTGGCCGAGCGTGCACTGGCTGCACTGGCCACCTTGCCCAGCGCCCCGCCTGAGTCCGCACCTGAGCCTGAGCCTGAGCCCGTGGCCGCGTCGACGCCCAGCAAGGCCCTGCCCCCATCGGAGACACCGCCAGCACCGCCGCCCATGCCGGCCGACGCCCCCGCCGCTGACGACCTCATCAGCACGGTACCGTCGCGGTTTGCTGACGACGACGAGCGGCCACCGCACGCCGAAGACCAGCGCCCCACCACCGCCATCGCCCCGGCGCTGACCGAGGCTGAGTTGCTCGCGCGGCACCAGCGTCAGGCCCGCCAGAAAAGCCGGCGACCGCAGGCCGACACCCCCGAGTTCATCCGGCAGGCCGAACGACAAGCCCTGTGGCGCAATCCCGGTGTGCGCGGCGTGCTGACCGGCCTGTGCCTGGCCCTGTCGCTCACGCTGGCCGCTCAGGTCGCCCACCAGCAACGCGACTGGCTGGCCGCCCACCTGCCGGCCAGCAAACCCTGGCTGACCCAATGGTGCAGCCTGGCGGGCTGCGAGCTTCGGCTGTTGAAAGGCCTGGACCAGCTGCAGGTGGACCACGCAGCATTGGTGCGGGCCGAATCAGAAGGTCCCGATCGATACCGCCTGACCCTGGTGGTGCGCAACCTGGCACGCACCGAGCTGGCCTGGCCAGCCGTCGACCTGGTGCTCAATGACGCCAATGGCGTGGTGATGGCACGCCGCACCCTGCGGGTGAACGATGCCGACTGGCTGGCCGAAGCCCCTGTGCGCGCCACCACTGGCGTGCGCCCCCCGGCGGCCGTGGGCCCC
- the accB gene encoding acetyl-CoA carboxylase biotin carboxyl carrier protein yields the protein MDLRKLKTLIDLVSESNVSELEITEADGKVRIVKAGAQPVVYAQPMAAAAPVAAAGVAAAAPGAPAGAVAAPAEAPAETGHVVKSPMVGTFYRASSPGAKAFAEVGDQVKAGQPVCIIEAMKIMNEIESDIDGTITKILVENGQPVEYGQPLFIVE from the coding sequence ATGGACCTGCGCAAACTCAAGACCCTGATCGACCTCGTGTCCGAATCCAACGTCTCCGAACTGGAGATCACCGAGGCCGATGGCAAGGTGCGCATCGTCAAGGCCGGCGCCCAGCCGGTGGTGTATGCGCAGCCCATGGCCGCAGCCGCCCCTGTCGCTGCTGCTGGCGTGGCCGCCGCTGCCCCGGGTGCGCCCGCTGGCGCCGTCGCGGCACCTGCCGAAGCACCGGCTGAAACCGGCCATGTGGTCAAGTCGCCCATGGTGGGCACCTTCTACCGCGCCTCCAGCCCGGGCGCCAAGGCCTTTGCCGAAGTCGGCGACCAGGTGAAGGCCGGCCAACCGGTGTGCATCATCGAAGCGATGAAGATCATGAACGAGATCGAGTCGGACATCGATGGCACCATCACCAAGATCCTGGTCGAGAACGGCCAGCCTGTGGAATACGGCCAGCCCCTGTTCATCGTTGAGTAA
- the prmA gene encoding 50S ribosomal protein L11 methyltransferase — protein MYELTLLASEADVEILSDALMEVEALSVSVEDADADTEHEEALWGEPGMPVPREAWQRSTIKSLFPDEAEALEAVTLILAQDWAADIHVQGIQPVDEQDWVRLTQSQFQPVPITNEFWIVPTWHEVPAGATVAMRLDPGLAFGTGTHPTTRMCLKWLAQNVPSYGGKPVLDYGCGSGILAIGALLHGARHADAVDIDPAAVDATLANADANVSHLKNDQGELPLAVGLPELVGQAQGAYPVVLANILATPLKMLAPLLAGHVAPGGHLVLAGILARQEDELKAAYAEAGLQLQVANEEEGWILMTARKAVNEPATVAA, from the coding sequence TTGTACGAACTCACCCTGCTGGCCTCCGAGGCCGACGTCGAGATCCTCAGCGACGCGCTGATGGAGGTCGAAGCCCTGTCGGTTTCGGTGGAAGACGCTGACGCCGACACCGAGCACGAAGAAGCCCTGTGGGGCGAGCCGGGCATGCCCGTGCCCCGCGAAGCCTGGCAGCGCTCAACCATCAAGAGCCTGTTCCCGGACGAGGCCGAGGCCCTGGAGGCCGTGACCCTCATCCTGGCGCAGGACTGGGCGGCCGACATCCACGTGCAGGGCATCCAGCCGGTGGACGAGCAGGACTGGGTGCGACTGACACAGTCGCAGTTCCAACCCGTGCCCATCACCAATGAGTTCTGGATCGTGCCCACCTGGCACGAGGTGCCAGCGGGGGCCACCGTGGCCATGCGCCTGGACCCGGGTCTGGCCTTTGGCACCGGCACCCACCCCACGACCCGCATGTGCCTGAAGTGGCTGGCACAGAATGTCCCGTCCTATGGAGGCAAGCCGGTGCTGGATTACGGCTGTGGCTCGGGCATCCTGGCCATTGGCGCACTGCTGCACGGCGCCCGCCACGCCGATGCGGTGGACATCGACCCGGCCGCCGTGGACGCCACCCTGGCCAATGCCGACGCCAACGTGTCGCACCTGAAAAATGACCAGGGCGAGCTGCCCCTGGCCGTGGGCCTGCCCGAGCTGGTGGGCCAGGCGCAAGGCGCATATCCGGTGGTGCTGGCCAACATCCTGGCCACGCCCCTGAAGATGCTCGCCCCCCTGCTGGCCGGGCACGTGGCCCCCGGTGGCCACCTGGTGCTGGCTGGCATCCTGGCCCGCCAGGAAGACGAGCTGAAGGCCGCCTACGCCGAGGCCGGCCTGCAGTTGCAGGTGGCCAACGAGGAAGAAGGCTGGATCCTCATGACGGCGCGCAAGGCGGTCAACGAGCCCGCGACTGTGGCAGCATGA